A genomic stretch from Pseudomonas alkylphenolica includes:
- the serC gene encoding 3-phosphoserine/phosphohydroxythreonine transaminase, with protein MSKRAFNFCAGPAALPDAVLQRAQAEMLDWNGKGLSVMEMSHRSDDYVAIAEKAEQDLRDLMSIPANYKVLFLQGGASQQFAEIPLNLLPENGTADYIETGIWSKKAIEEARRFGNINVAANAKSSDYLSIPGQNEWNLTPGAAYVHYASNETIGGLQFDWVPQTGDVPLVVDMSSDILSRPVDVSDFGLIYAGAQKNIGPSGLVVVIVREDLIGRARSSCPTMLDYKVAADNGSMYNTPATYSWYLSGLVFEWLKEQGGVEAMEKRNRAKKDRLYGFIDSSDFYSNPISVNARSWMNVPFRLADERLDKAFLAGADARGLLNLKGHRSVGGMRASIYNALGLDAVEALVAYMAEFEKEHG; from the coding sequence GTGAGCAAACGAGCCTTTAACTTCTGCGCAGGCCCTGCTGCGCTTCCCGACGCTGTCCTGCAGCGCGCCCAGGCCGAAATGCTGGACTGGAATGGCAAGGGTTTGTCCGTGATGGAGATGAGTCACCGTAGCGACGACTACGTGGCCATTGCCGAGAAGGCCGAGCAGGACCTGCGCGACCTGATGTCCATTCCCGCCAACTACAAGGTGCTGTTCCTGCAGGGGGGTGCGAGCCAGCAGTTCGCCGAAATTCCGCTGAACCTGCTGCCTGAGAATGGTACTGCCGACTATATCGAAACCGGTATCTGGTCGAAGAAAGCCATTGAAGAAGCTCGTCGCTTTGGCAACATCAACGTTGCTGCCAACGCCAAATCTTCCGATTACCTGAGCATTCCCGGTCAAAACGAGTGGAACCTGACGCCGGGCGCTGCCTATGTGCACTATGCCTCGAACGAGACCATCGGTGGTCTGCAGTTCGACTGGGTGCCGCAGACCGGTGATGTGCCGCTGGTGGTCGACATGTCTTCGGACATCCTTTCGCGTCCGGTCGACGTCTCCGACTTCGGCCTGATCTATGCCGGCGCCCAGAAAAACATCGGCCCGAGCGGCCTGGTGGTGGTGATCGTGCGTGAAGACCTGATCGGTCGTGCCCGCAGCAGCTGCCCGACCATGCTCGACTACAAGGTCGCGGCCGACAACGGTTCGATGTACAACACGCCGGCTACCTACTCCTGGTATCTCTCGGGCCTGGTCTTCGAGTGGCTCAAGGAGCAGGGCGGTGTTGAGGCGATGGAGAAGCGCAATCGCGCCAAGAAAGACCGTCTGTACGGCTTTATCGACAGCAGCGACTTCTACAGCAACCCGATCAGCGTCAATGCCCGTTCGTGGATGAATGTGCCGTTCCGTCTGGCCGACGAGCGCCTGGACAAGGCCTTCCTCGCCGGTGCTGATGCCCGTGGCTTGCTCAACCTCAAAGGCCACCGTTCGGTGGGCGGCATGCGTGCCTCGATCTACAACGCCCTGGGCCTGGACGCCGTGGAAGCGCTGGTAGCCTACATGGCGGAATTCGAGAAGGAGCACGGCTGA
- a CDS encoding TRZ/ATZ family hydrolase yields the protein MPKPATPLDLLLLPSWLVPVEPAGVVLKDHGLGIRDGQIVFIGPRAEAERFVATETRELPGCLLSPGLINAHGHAAMTLFRGLADDLPLMTWLEEHIWPAEGRWVDEDFVRDGTDLAIAEQIKGGITCFADMYFFPKIASERVHNSGIRAQIAVPLLDFPIPGARNTEEALHLGIELFSDLRHHPRITVAMGPHAPYTVSDENLEKIRVIAEELDAPIHMHLHETAFEVEQSLATRGERPLARIARLGLLGPRLQAVHMTQVSDEDLALLVESNTSVVHCPESNLKLASGFCPVERLWQAGVNVAVGTDGAASNNDLDLLGETRTAALLAKAVAGSAAALDAHRALRMATLNGARALGLETLTGSLEVGKAADLVAFDLSGLAQQPIYDPVSQLIYASGRDCVKHVWVAGKQLLDERRLTRMDEQALHAAACAWGQRIGERSE from the coding sequence ATGCCCAAACCCGCTACGCCGCTCGACCTGCTGCTCCTGCCTAGCTGGCTGGTGCCTGTCGAACCTGCCGGGGTGGTATTGAAGGATCATGGCCTGGGCATTCGCGACGGGCAGATTGTTTTCATCGGCCCCAGGGCCGAGGCCGAGCGCTTCGTCGCCACCGAAACCCGCGAGCTGCCAGGCTGCCTGCTCAGCCCAGGGCTGATCAACGCTCACGGCCACGCGGCGATGACCCTGTTCCGCGGCCTGGCCGACGACCTGCCGCTGATGACCTGGCTGGAAGAGCACATCTGGCCTGCCGAAGGTCGCTGGGTCGATGAAGATTTCGTTCGCGATGGCACCGACCTGGCCATTGCCGAGCAGATCAAAGGCGGCATCACCTGTTTTGCCGACATGTACTTCTTCCCCAAGATCGCCAGCGAACGGGTGCACAACAGCGGCATCCGCGCGCAAATCGCCGTGCCGCTGCTGGATTTCCCGATCCCGGGCGCGCGCAACACCGAAGAAGCCTTGCACCTGGGCATCGAACTGTTCAGCGACCTGCGTCATCACCCGCGCATCACCGTGGCCATGGGCCCGCATGCGCCCTACACGGTGAGCGACGAGAACCTGGAGAAGATCCGGGTCATTGCCGAAGAGCTCGACGCACCGATTCACATGCACCTGCATGAAACCGCCTTCGAGGTCGAGCAATCGCTGGCCACCCGCGGTGAGCGCCCGCTGGCCCGCATCGCCCGCCTGGGCCTGCTCGGCCCGCGCCTGCAGGCGGTGCACATGACCCAGGTCAGCGACGAAGACCTGGCACTGCTGGTAGAAAGCAACACCAGCGTGGTGCATTGCCCGGAATCCAATCTCAAGCTGGCCAGCGGCTTCTGCCCGGTCGAACGCCTGTGGCAGGCCGGAGTCAATGTGGCGGTGGGTACCGATGGTGCAGCCAGCAACAACGACCTCGACCTGCTTGGCGAAACCCGCACCGCCGCCCTGCTGGCCAAGGCTGTGGCCGGCTCGGCCGCCGCGCTGGATGCCCACCGGGCACTGCGCATGGCCACCCTCAACGGTGCCCGGGCGCTGGGCCTGGAGACGCTGACCGGTTCGCTGGAAGTGGGCAAGGCCGCCGACCTGGTAGCCTTCGACCTTTCCGGCCTGGCCCAGCAACCGATTTACGACCCGGTTTCACAACTGATCTATGCCAGCGGCCGCGACTGCGTCAAGCACGTCTGGGTCGCCGGCAAGCAACTGCTCGACGAGCGCCGCCTGACCCGCATGGACGAACAGGCACTGCATGCCGCCGCCTGCGCCTGGGGCCAGCGGATCGGCGAGCGCAGCGAATAA
- the gyrA gene encoding DNA gyrase subunit A yields the protein MGELAKEILPVNIEDELRQSYLDYAMSVIVGRALPDARDGLKPVHRRVLYAMSELGNDWNKPYKKSARVVGDVIGKYHPHGDTAVYDTIVRMAQPFSLRYLLVDGQGNFGSVDGDNAAAMRYTEVRMTKLAHELLADLHKETVDWVPNYDGTEQIPAVMPTKIPNLLVNGSSGIAVGMATNIPPHNLGEVIDGCLALIDNADITVDELMEFIPGPDFPTAAIINGRQGIIEAYRTGRGRIYMRARSTIEDIDKVGGRQQIVVTELPYQLNKARLIEKIAELVKEKKLEGITELRDESDKDGMRIVIELRRGEVPEVILNNLYAQTQLQAVFGINIVALIDGRPRVLNLKDLLEAFVRHRREVVTRRTVFELRKARERGHILEGQAVALSNIDPVIALIKASPTPSEAKEALISTPWESSAVQVMVERAGADSCRPENLDEQYGLRDGKYFLSPEQAQAILDLRLHRLTGLEHEKLLAEYQEILNQIGELIRILNSAERLMEVIREELELIRAEYGDVRRTEILDARLDLTLGDMIPEEDRVVTISHGGYAKTQPLAAYQAQRRGGKGKSATGVKDEDYISHLLVANSHTTLLLFSSKGKVYWLKTYEIPEASRAARGRPLVNLLPLDEGEYISTMLPVEEYTEGHFIFMATANGTVKKTPLESFSRQRSVGLIALELDEGDVLISAAITDGEREVMLFSDAGKVTRFKESDVRAMGRTARGVRGMRLAEGQKLISMIIPEEGSQILTASERGYGKRTEIGEFPEYKRGGQGVIAMVSNERNGRLVGAVQVQDGEEIMLISDQGTLVRTRVGEVSSLGRNTQGVTLIKLASDETLVGLERVQEPSEEEGDEDYEADADAVESPEAQAAGDEEAPQE from the coding sequence ATGGGCGAACTGGCCAAAGAAATCCTCCCGGTCAATATCGAAGACGAACTGAGACAGTCCTACCTCGACTACGCGATGAGCGTCATTGTCGGGCGTGCACTGCCCGATGCGCGTGATGGCTTGAAGCCCGTGCATCGCCGCGTTCTGTATGCGATGAGCGAACTGGGTAACGACTGGAACAAACCGTACAAGAAATCCGCCCGTGTGGTCGGTGACGTGATCGGTAAGTACCACCCGCACGGTGATACCGCGGTCTACGACACCATCGTCCGGATGGCCCAGCCGTTCTCGCTGCGTTACCTGCTGGTCGACGGCCAGGGCAACTTCGGTTCGGTGGACGGCGACAACGCCGCAGCCATGCGATACACCGAAGTGCGCATGACCAAGCTGGCCCATGAACTGCTGGCGGACCTGCACAAGGAAACCGTCGACTGGGTGCCCAACTACGACGGCACCGAGCAGATCCCGGCGGTCATGCCGACCAAGATCCCCAACCTGCTGGTCAACGGTTCCAGCGGTATCGCCGTGGGCATGGCGACCAACATTCCGCCGCACAACCTCGGTGAAGTCATCGACGGCTGCCTGGCGCTGATCGACAACGCCGACATTACGGTCGATGAACTGATGGAGTTCATCCCGGGCCCGGATTTCCCGACCGCCGCGATCATCAACGGCCGCCAGGGCATCATCGAAGCCTACCGTACCGGCCGCGGCCGCATTTATATGCGTGCGCGCTCCACCATCGAAGATATCGACAAGGTCGGTGGCCGCCAGCAGATCGTCGTTACCGAGCTGCCTTACCAGCTTAACAAGGCGCGCTTGATCGAGAAGATCGCCGAGCTGGTCAAGGAAAAGAAACTCGAAGGCATTACCGAGCTGCGCGACGAGTCCGACAAAGACGGTATGCGTATCGTCATCGAGCTGCGTCGTGGTGAGGTACCTGAGGTCATCCTCAACAACCTCTACGCCCAGACCCAGCTGCAGGCGGTTTTCGGCATCAACATCGTTGCCCTGATCGACGGCCGTCCGCGGGTCCTGAACCTCAAGGACCTGCTCGAGGCGTTCGTTCGCCACCGTCGCGAAGTGGTTACCCGTCGCACCGTGTTCGAGCTGCGCAAGGCCCGTGAACGTGGTCACATCCTTGAAGGTCAGGCGGTTGCCCTGTCCAACATCGACCCGGTCATCGCCCTGATCAAGGCTTCGCCGACCCCGTCGGAAGCCAAGGAAGCGCTGATCAGCACGCCGTGGGAATCCAGTGCCGTGCAGGTCATGGTCGAGCGCGCCGGTGCCGACTCCTGCCGTCCGGAAAACCTCGACGAGCAGTACGGCCTGCGTGACGGCAAGTACTTCCTGTCGCCGGAACAGGCCCAGGCCATTCTCGACCTGCGTCTGCACCGCCTGACCGGCCTTGAGCACGAGAAGCTGCTGGCCGAGTACCAGGAGATCCTCAACCAGATCGGTGAGCTGATCCGCATCCTCAACAGCGCCGAGCGCCTGATGGAAGTGATCCGCGAAGAGCTGGAACTGATCCGCGCCGAATACGGCGACGTGCGCCGCACCGAAATCCTCGATGCGCGCCTGGACCTGACCCTGGGTGACATGATTCCGGAAGAAGACCGGGTTGTGACCATCTCCCACGGCGGCTACGCCAAGACCCAGCCGCTGGCTGCCTATCAGGCTCAGCGTCGCGGCGGTAAAGGCAAGTCGGCTACCGGCGTCAAGGACGAGGACTACATCTCGCACCTGCTGGTCGCCAACAGCCACACCACGCTGCTGCTGTTCTCCAGCAAGGGCAAGGTGTACTGGCTCAAGACCTACGAAATTCCCGAAGCCTCCCGTGCTGCGCGAGGTCGACCGCTGGTCAACCTGCTGCCGCTGGACGAAGGCGAGTACATCTCGACCATGTTGCCGGTCGAGGAGTACACCGAAGGTCACTTCATCTTCATGGCCACCGCCAACGGTACCGTGAAGAAGACCCCGCTGGAGTCCTTCAGCCGTCAGCGCAGCGTCGGTCTGATCGCGCTGGAACTGGACGAAGGCGACGTGCTGATTTCCGCGGCCATCACCGATGGCGAGCGTGAGGTCATGCTGTTCTCCGACGCCGGCAAGGTCACTCGATTCAAAGAGTCCGACGTCCGCGCCATGGGCCGTACCGCCCGTGGTGTGCGCGGCATGCGTCTGGCCGAAGGGCAGAAGCTGATCTCGATGATCATTCCGGAGGAGGGCAGCCAGATCCTCACCGCCTCCGAGCGTGGTTATGGCAAGCGTACCGAAATCGGCGAGTTCCCTGAGTACAAGCGTGGTGGCCAGGGCGTTATCGCCATGGTCAGCAACGAGCGTAACGGTCGCCTGGTCGGTGCCGTGCAGGTGCAGGACGGCGAGGAAATCATGCTGATTTCCGACCAGGGCACCCTGGTCCGTACCCGTGTCGGCGAGGTCTCCAGCCTGGGTCGTAATACCCAGGGCGTGACCCTGATCAAGCTGGCCAGCGACGAGACCCTGGTGGGTCTGGAGCGGGTCCAGGAGCCATCCGAAGAGGAAGGCGACGAGGACTACGAGGCCGATGCTGACGCCGTTGAATCACCAGAGGCCCAGGCCGCTGGCGACGAAGAGGCGCCGCAGGAATAA
- the ubiG gene encoding bifunctional 2-polyprenyl-6-hydroxyphenol methylase/3-demethylubiquinol 3-O-methyltransferase UbiG yields MSNVDHAEIAKFEALAHRWWDRESEFKPLHDINPLRVNWIDERVKLAGKKVLDVGCGGGILSEAMAQRGATVTGIDMGEAPLAVAQLHQLESGVEVEYRQITAEALAEEMPEQFDVVTCLEMLEHVPDPSSVIRACYRMVKPGGQVFFSTINRNPKAYLFAIIGAEYIMKLLPRGTHDFKKFIRPSELGAWSREAGLNVKDIIGLTYNPLTKHYKLANDVDVNYMIQTLREE; encoded by the coding sequence ATGAGCAACGTCGACCACGCCGAAATCGCCAAGTTCGAAGCCCTGGCCCACCGTTGGTGGGACCGAGAAAGCGAGTTCAAGCCGCTGCACGACATCAACCCGCTGCGGGTCAACTGGATCGACGAACGGGTCAAACTGGCCGGCAAGAAGGTGCTCGACGTCGGCTGCGGCGGCGGCATCCTCAGCGAAGCCATGGCCCAGCGTGGCGCCACCGTGACCGGCATCGACATGGGCGAAGCACCGTTGGCCGTGGCCCAGCTGCACCAGCTCGAATCCGGGGTAGAAGTCGAATACCGGCAGATCACCGCCGAAGCCCTGGCCGAAGAAATGCCCGAGCAGTTCGACGTGGTCACCTGCCTGGAAATGCTCGAGCACGTGCCTGACCCTTCATCGGTGATCCGCGCCTGCTACCGCATGGTCAAGCCGGGCGGCCAGGTGTTCTTCTCGACCATCAACCGCAACCCCAAGGCTTACCTGTTCGCGATCATCGGCGCCGAATACATCATGAAGCTGCTGCCGCGCGGCACCCACGACTTCAAGAAGTTCATCCGCCCTTCCGAGCTGGGTGCCTGGAGCCGCGAGGCCGGCCTGAACGTCAAGGACATCATCGGCCTGACCTACAACCCGCTGACCAAGCACTACAAGCTGGCCAACGACGTCGACGTCAACTACATGATCCAGACCCTGCGCGAGGAATGA
- a CDS encoding bifunctional prephenate dehydrogenase/3-phosphoshikimate 1-carboxyvinyltransferase — MVEVVVNKVEPLIGRLVVVGLGLIGGSFAKGLRESGLCREVVGVDLDPQSRKLAVELGVVDRCEEDLAAACIGADVIQLAVPILAMEKLLARLAQLDLGRAVLTDVGSAKGNVVRAAREAFAEQLAYFVPGHPIAGSEQSGVEASNAALFRRHKVILTPLAETDPQALALVDRLWRALEADVEHMQVERHDEVLAATSHLPHLLAFGLVDSLAKRNENLDIFRYAAGGFRDFTRIAGSDPVMWHDIFLANREAVLRTLDTFRSDLDALRDAVDAGDGHQLLGVFTRARVAREHFSKILARRAYVDAMNSNDLIFLANPGGQLSGRIRVPGDKSISHRSIMLGSLAEGTTEVEGFLEGEDALATLQAFRDMGVVIEGPHHGRVTIHGVGLNGLQPPPGPIYLGNSGTSMRLLSGLLAAQPFDTVLTGDASLSKRPMNRVANPLREMGAVIETAAEGRPPMTIRGGHVLKALTYTLPMASAQVKSCLLLAGLYAEGKTTVTEPAPTRDHTERMLRGFGYSVNVDGPTASLESGGKLTATHIEVPADISSAAFFLVAASIAEGSELVLEHVGINPTRTGVIDILKLMGGDITLENQREVGGEPVADLRVRGARLKGIEIPEHLVPLAIDEFPVLFVAAACAEGRTVLRGAEELRVKESDRIQVMADGLLTLGVKCEPTPDGIIIDGGPIGGGEVHGHGDHRIAMAFSVASLRASAPIRIHDCANVATSFPNFLALCAEVGIRVAEEGKS, encoded by the coding sequence GTGGTTGAAGTCGTGGTAAACAAGGTCGAGCCGCTTATCGGTCGTCTGGTGGTGGTCGGTCTCGGGCTCATTGGCGGCTCGTTCGCCAAGGGCCTGCGCGAAAGCGGCTTGTGCCGCGAGGTGGTCGGTGTCGACCTGGATCCGCAGTCGCGCAAGCTGGCGGTGGAGTTGGGGGTGGTCGACCGCTGTGAAGAGGACCTGGCTGCTGCCTGTATTGGCGCTGATGTCATTCAGCTGGCCGTGCCGATCCTGGCCATGGAAAAGCTCCTGGCTCGCCTGGCGCAACTTGACCTTGGGCGTGCGGTGCTCACCGACGTCGGCAGCGCCAAGGGCAATGTGGTGCGTGCGGCGCGTGAGGCATTTGCCGAACAGCTGGCGTACTTTGTGCCCGGGCACCCGATTGCCGGTTCCGAGCAGAGCGGGGTGGAAGCCTCCAATGCTGCCTTGTTCCGACGCCATAAAGTAATTCTCACGCCATTGGCTGAAACCGACCCGCAGGCTCTGGCGCTGGTCGATCGGCTCTGGCGTGCGCTGGAGGCCGATGTCGAGCACATGCAGGTCGAACGCCATGACGAAGTCCTGGCTGCGACCAGCCACCTGCCACATTTGCTGGCCTTTGGCCTGGTCGATTCCCTGGCCAAACGCAATGAAAACCTGGATATCTTCCGTTACGCTGCCGGAGGTTTCCGCGATTTCACAAGAATCGCCGGAAGCGACCCGGTCATGTGGCACGACATATTTCTCGCCAACCGCGAAGCTGTTCTGCGCACACTCGATACATTTCGCAGCGATCTCGACGCCTTGCGCGACGCGGTCGATGCAGGGGATGGGCATCAATTGCTGGGCGTTTTCACACGCGCCCGGGTTGCCCGCGAGCATTTCAGTAAAATCCTGGCCCGCCGGGCCTATGTGGACGCTATGAACTCCAACGACCTGATTTTCCTGGCAAATCCTGGTGGCCAACTGTCTGGCCGAATTCGCGTACCAGGCGACAAATCGATTTCCCATCGCTCGATCATGCTGGGCTCCCTGGCCGAAGGCACCACTGAAGTCGAAGGCTTCCTTGAGGGTGAAGACGCACTGGCGACCCTGCAGGCTTTCCGCGACATGGGTGTGGTCATCGAAGGCCCGCACCATGGTCGGGTGACCATTCACGGCGTTGGCCTCAATGGTCTGCAGCCACCGCCGGGTCCGATCTACCTGGGTAACTCCGGTACTTCGATGCGCCTGCTGTCCGGCCTGCTTGCTGCGCAGCCGTTCGACACCGTGCTGACCGGCGATGCCTCGCTGTCCAAGCGTCCGATGAACCGTGTCGCCAATCCCCTGCGGGAAATGGGCGCGGTGATCGAGACTGCCGCTGAAGGCCGTCCACCGATGACCATTCGTGGTGGCCATGTGCTCAAGGCGCTGACCTACACCCTGCCAATGGCCAGTGCCCAGGTTAAGTCCTGCCTGCTGCTGGCAGGTCTGTACGCCGAAGGCAAGACCACGGTTACCGAGCCGGCGCCAACCCGTGACCATACCGAGCGCATGCTGCGTGGTTTCGGCTACAGCGTTAACGTTGACGGCCCGACTGCCTCCCTGGAGTCCGGCGGCAAGCTCACCGCGACCCATATCGAAGTGCCAGCCGACATCTCCTCGGCGGCGTTCTTCCTGGTTGCGGCTTCGATTGCCGAGGGTTCGGAGCTGGTGCTCGAGCATGTCGGGATCAACCCGACCCGTACCGGCGTGATTGATATCCTCAAGCTGATGGGCGGCGATATCACCCTGGAAAACCAGCGTGAAGTCGGCGGTGAGCCTGTAGCGGACCTGCGCGTGCGTGGCGCGAGGCTCAAGGGTATCGAGATCCCTGAACATCTGGTGCCACTGGCTATCGACGAGTTCCCTGTGCTGTTCGTTGCTGCAGCCTGCGCCGAAGGCCGTACCGTACTGCGTGGCGCCGAAGAGCTGCGGGTCAAGGAATCCGACCGCATCCAGGTCATGGCCGATGGCCTGCTGACCCTGGGTGTGAAGTGCGAACCGACCCCGGACGGCATCATCATCGACGGCGGTCCGATCGGTGGTGGTGAAGTGCACGGGCATGGCGACCACCGTATCGCCATGGCGTTCAGCGTCGCCTCGCTGCGCGCTTCGGCACCGATCCGTATCCACGACTGCGCCAACGTCGCTACTTCTTTCCCGAACTTCCTGGCGCTGTGCGCTGAAGTCGGGATTCGTGTTGCAGAAGAGGGCAAGTCGTGA
- the pheA gene encoding prephenate dehydratase: MSEQELKALRVRIDSLDEKILELISDRARCAQEVARVKTATLAEGEAPVFYRPEREAQVLKRVMQRNQGPLGNEEMARLFREIMSSCLALEQPLKIAYLGPEGTFTQAAAMKHFGHAVISKPMAAIDEVFREVAAGAVNFGVVPVENSTEGAVNHTLDSFLEHDMVICGEVELRIHHHLLVGENTKTDSISRIYSHAQSLAQCRKWLDAHYPNVERVAVSSNAEAAKRVKGEWNSAAIAGDMAAGLYGLTRLAEKIEDRPDNSTRFLMIGNQEVPPTGDDKTSIIVSMSNKPGALHELLVPFHENGIDLTRIETRPSRSGKWTYVFFIDFIGHHRDPLIKAVLEQISQEAVALKVLGSYPKAVL; this comes from the coding sequence ATGTCGGAGCAGGAACTCAAGGCGCTGCGGGTGCGCATTGACAGCCTCGACGAGAAAATCCTCGAGCTGATCAGTGACCGTGCCCGCTGCGCGCAGGAAGTGGCGCGGGTCAAGACCGCGACCCTGGCTGAAGGCGAGGCGCCGGTGTTCTACCGGCCCGAGCGCGAGGCGCAGGTGCTCAAGCGCGTGATGCAGCGCAACCAGGGGCCGTTGGGCAACGAAGAAATGGCCCGTCTGTTCCGCGAAATCATGTCCTCCTGCCTGGCCCTTGAGCAGCCGCTCAAGATCGCCTACCTGGGGCCTGAGGGTACCTTTACCCAGGCCGCGGCGATGAAGCACTTCGGTCACGCCGTGATCAGCAAGCCGATGGCGGCCATCGACGAGGTGTTCCGCGAAGTGGCGGCCGGCGCCGTCAACTTCGGCGTGGTGCCGGTGGAAAACTCCACCGAAGGTGCGGTCAACCACACCCTCGACAGCTTCCTTGAGCACGACATGGTCATCTGTGGCGAAGTCGAGCTGCGTATTCACCACCACCTGCTGGTGGGTGAAAACACCAAGACCGACAGCATCAGCCGCATTTACTCTCACGCCCAGTCCCTGGCGCAGTGCCGCAAATGGCTGGACGCCCACTACCCGAACGTCGAGCGCGTTGCGGTGTCGAGCAATGCCGAGGCGGCCAAGCGGGTCAAGGGTGAGTGGAACTCGGCGGCTATCGCCGGTGACATGGCTGCAGGTCTGTATGGGCTCACGCGTTTGGCCGAGAAGATCGAAGACCGTCCGGACAACTCCACGCGCTTCCTGATGATCGGTAACCAGGAAGTGCCGCCGACCGGCGACGACAAGACTTCGATCATCGTCTCCATGAGCAACAAGCCGGGCGCCTTGCACGAGTTGCTGGTGCCGTTCCACGAGAACGGTATCGACCTGACCCGTATCGAGACCCGTCCGTCGCGCAGCGGTAAATGGACCTACGTGTTCTTCATCGATTTCATCGGCCATCATCGCGATCCGCTGATCAAGGCCGTGCTGGAGCAAATCAGCCAGGAAGCCGTGGCCCTCAAGGTGTTGGGGTCTTATCCCAAAGCGGTACTCTGA
- the mtnA gene encoding S-methyl-5-thioribose-1-phosphate isomerase, which produces MRDQLLAAEKVKAIDWRDGILYLLDQRVLPFEQTWQACTDVAAVAQAIRSMVVRGAPAIGISAAYGLAMAVRQRLAEGDDWEMALEEDFELLFNSRPTGANLFWALNRMRERLLRLKAGDDVAAIMAAEAVAIHDSDREANLTMAQLGVELIRKHQGNEQALLTHCNTGALATGGFGTALGVIRAAYLEGMVERVYVDETRPWLQGSRLTAWELAEAGIPVTVNADAAAAHLMKTKGITWVIVGADRITANGDVANKIGTYQLAVNAMHHGVRFMVVASSSSIDMNLESGEDIQLEERSVSELLEVDGKPLGAGVEAVNPAFDVTPADLIDVIVTEKGIVERPDTVKMAQLMCRKRLH; this is translated from the coding sequence ATGCGCGATCAACTGCTGGCAGCAGAGAAGGTGAAAGCCATCGATTGGCGTGATGGCATCCTGTACCTGCTCGATCAGCGCGTTTTGCCGTTCGAACAGACCTGGCAAGCCTGCACCGATGTCGCCGCAGTGGCCCAAGCCATTCGCTCGATGGTGGTGCGCGGTGCGCCGGCCATTGGTATCAGTGCTGCCTATGGCCTGGCCATGGCGGTGCGTCAGCGCCTGGCCGAAGGCGACGACTGGGAAATGGCCCTGGAAGAGGATTTCGAGCTGTTGTTCAACTCCCGCCCGACCGGCGCCAACCTGTTCTGGGCGCTCAATCGCATGCGTGAGCGCTTGTTGCGGCTCAAGGCGGGCGATGACGTTGCGGCAATCATGGCCGCCGAAGCGGTTGCCATCCATGACAGTGATCGCGAGGCCAACCTGACCATGGCCCAGCTGGGTGTCGAACTGATTCGCAAACACCAGGGCAACGAACAGGCCTTGCTGACCCACTGCAACACCGGCGCCCTGGCCACCGGCGGTTTCGGTACCGCCTTGGGGGTGATCCGCGCCGCCTATCTGGAAGGCATGGTCGAGCGGGTCTATGTCGACGAAACCCGGCCATGGCTGCAGGGTTCGCGCCTGACCGCCTGGGAATTGGCCGAGGCAGGCATCCCGGTAACCGTCAATGCCGACGCCGCCGCTGCCCATCTGATGAAGACCAAGGGCATCACCTGGGTCATCGTCGGCGCGGACCGGATCACGGCCAATGGTGATGTAGCCAACAAGATCGGTACTTACCAGCTGGCCGTCAATGCCATGCACCACGGCGTGCGCTTCATGGTGGTGGCGTCGAGTTCGAGTATCGACATGAACCTGGAAAGCGGCGAAGACATCCAGCTCGAAGAGCGGAGCGTCAGCGAGCTGCTGGAGGTTGACGGCAAGCCGCTGGGTGCCGGGGTCGAGGCGGTCAATCCGGCATTCGACGTGACACCGGCCGATCTGATCGATGTGATCGTGACCGAGAAAGGCATCGTCGAGCGTCCGGATACGGTGAAGATGGCACAATTGATGTGTCGCAAGCGTTTGCATTGA